The Fervidibacillus albus genome contains a region encoding:
- a CDS encoding HAD hydrolase-like protein, with product MQVANKPDALIFDIDGTLFQTESILEEVYHQTFQQLKEKGYFHGEVPPIEKLYRCLGMILEDIWAELLPEASEKVRDFASKRMLAFEIEALKNGNGNLYPGVAETLLSLNQKGYRLFVASNGLEDYVKGVVKYCGLEGLFEKVYSADEFQTTSKVDLVKLILNNHQPRRAWMIGDRSSDVEAGLENGLFVVGCNYAHFKKAGELDGANLVIHEMKELLTYL from the coding sequence ATGCAAGTCGCAAATAAACCGGATGCGCTTATTTTTGATATCGACGGTACGTTATTTCAAACGGAATCGATTCTCGAGGAAGTCTATCATCAAACATTTCAACAATTAAAGGAAAAGGGGTATTTCCACGGGGAAGTCCCTCCGATTGAAAAACTGTATCGTTGTTTAGGCATGATTTTAGAAGATATTTGGGCGGAATTACTCCCGGAAGCATCCGAAAAAGTTCGGGATTTTGCCAGCAAACGAATGTTAGCGTTTGAAATTGAAGCATTAAAAAATGGAAATGGAAATCTATATCCGGGCGTTGCGGAAACATTACTAAGCCTTAATCAAAAGGGATATCGATTATTTGTAGCAAGTAACGGATTGGAAGATTATGTGAAAGGTGTCGTAAAATATTGCGGATTGGAAGGGCTATTTGAAAAAGTTTATTCTGCCGACGAGTTTCAGACGACATCGAAAGTAGACTTAGTAAAACTTATTTTGAACAATCATCAACCAAGGCGAGCATGGATGATCGGTGACCGTTCGTCCGATGTAGAGGCTGGCTTGGAAAATGGGCTTTTCGTTGTCGGTTGCAACTATGCCCACTTTAAAAAGGCAGGCGAACTGGACGGAGCAAATCTCGTGATCCATGAAATGAAAGAATTATTAACATATCTATAA
- a CDS encoding Gfo/Idh/MocA family protein encodes MVRFGIVGTNWITEKFIEAASKVDGFSLTTVYSRSEEKAKQFAEKFHAQKIFTDLEAMAKSDDLDAVYIASPNAFHAEQSILFLQNGKHVICEKPLASNRKEVEQMIRVAKENQVLLMEAMKSTFIPSFISIQENLHKIGKIRRYFGNFCQYSSRYDKYKEGIVLNAFKPELSNGALMDIGVYCIYPMVTLFGEPKEIKAQAYMLESGVDGAGSILFRYDDLEGAVHFSKITNSFIPSEIQGEKGTIVIDKISSPSDVKIHYNDGTVEDISQSQIENTMYYEAKAFIESIKKGETESSVNTFDRSLTTAKIMEEARKQIGLKFPADGE; translated from the coding sequence TTGGTACGTTTCGGTATTGTTGGAACAAATTGGATTACGGAAAAATTTATTGAAGCAGCTTCGAAAGTCGACGGATTCAGTTTAACGACCGTCTATTCCCGCTCAGAAGAAAAGGCAAAACAGTTTGCAGAAAAGTTTCATGCTCAGAAAATCTTTACCGATTTGGAAGCAATGGCAAAATCAGACGACTTAGATGCGGTATATATCGCCAGTCCGAACGCTTTCCATGCAGAACAATCCATTTTGTTTTTACAAAATGGGAAACACGTCATTTGTGAAAAACCCCTTGCTTCGAACAGAAAGGAAGTTGAGCAGATGATTCGTGTAGCAAAAGAGAATCAAGTTTTGCTCATGGAAGCGATGAAATCAACCTTTATTCCTAGTTTCATAAGCATCCAAGAAAATTTGCATAAAATCGGAAAAATTCGCCGGTATTTTGGGAACTTCTGCCAGTACTCTTCTCGCTATGATAAATATAAAGAAGGAATCGTTCTCAACGCCTTTAAACCGGAATTGTCCAATGGGGCGTTAATGGATATTGGCGTATATTGTATTTATCCGATGGTTACTTTATTTGGTGAGCCAAAAGAAATAAAAGCACAAGCCTATATGTTGGAATCGGGTGTGGACGGTGCAGGAAGTATTTTGTTTCGCTACGATGATCTGGAAGGAGCAGTTCACTTTTCCAAAATTACGAATTCCTTTATCCCTTCTGAAATTCAAGGGGAAAAGGGAACGATTGTTATCGATAAAATTTCCAGCCCGAGCGATGTGAAAATTCATTATAACGACGGAACGGTTGAAGATATTAGCCAGTCGCAAATTGAAAATACGATGTATTACGAAGCGAAGGCGTTTATCGAATCGATTAAAAAGGGAGAAACGGAATCTTCCGTCAATACGTTCGACCGATCTTTAACAACGGCCAAAATTATGGAAGAAGCAAGGAAACAAATTGGTCTTAAATTTCCGGCGGATGGGGAGTAA
- a CDS encoding PTS galactitol transporter subunit IIC yields MQVIESIFNYILGLGAEVFVPGLMILIGLIVGMKFREAMNAGIILGVAFIGMNLVIGFMLNALTPAAQDLAEMTGIDLTAVDGGWTTAATLSWAWPFAFLVFPLQLLINGVMLVLKWTKTLNVDLWNVWGKIFTAVAIMYVTDNLYIALMGASIIVVVELLLSDLNQKSIQQVTGIPGVTVSHGMNIFAVTLMPIDWILRRFNIFNKKMDASALRERIGVFAENNVMGFIIGLLLGLAAGYSIGDALVLAMQAAAALTLFPMIAKLFMEALSPLSEAINDFMKKRFKDREIFIGLDWPILAGSSEVWVAMILTVPFTLLLSFILPGNAVLPFAGILNIGLAVPALIVTGGNLLRMVTLSILTTPIFLYIATFFTDIITDLARTTGAIALEEGQRLTWSTVEYPAVRYILTELGAFNLIGIILAVVWVILFIFYRQEMLKRNKELETAE; encoded by the coding sequence ATGCAAGTTATCGAATCAATTTTCAATTATATATTAGGACTCGGTGCGGAAGTGTTTGTCCCTGGATTAATGATACTAATAGGTTTAATCGTTGGCATGAAATTTCGCGAAGCAATGAATGCAGGGATTATTTTAGGTGTAGCTTTCATCGGGATGAATCTTGTCATCGGATTTATGTTAAACGCGTTAACCCCCGCTGCACAAGACTTAGCGGAAATGACCGGAATCGATTTAACTGCCGTTGACGGTGGTTGGACTACAGCCGCAACCCTTTCTTGGGCATGGCCATTCGCCTTTTTAGTTTTTCCACTTCAGTTGCTGATTAACGGTGTAATGTTAGTGTTAAAATGGACAAAGACTTTGAACGTTGACCTTTGGAATGTATGGGGAAAAATCTTTACAGCTGTCGCAATTATGTATGTAACCGATAATTTGTATATTGCCTTAATGGGGGCGTCGATCATTGTCGTAGTTGAGCTATTACTTTCCGATTTAAATCAAAAGTCGATTCAACAAGTAACTGGAATCCCTGGAGTAACCGTTTCCCACGGTATGAATATTTTTGCAGTAACATTGATGCCAATCGATTGGATTTTAAGGAGATTTAACATTTTCAATAAAAAAATGGATGCTTCTGCTTTGCGTGAAAGAATTGGTGTCTTTGCCGAAAATAATGTTATGGGCTTCATTATTGGTCTTTTACTTGGTTTAGCCGCTGGTTATTCAATAGGAGATGCTTTGGTTTTAGCGATGCAAGCTGCAGCAGCATTAACGTTATTCCCTATGATCGCAAAATTATTTATGGAAGCTTTGTCACCTCTTTCTGAAGCGATTAATGATTTTATGAAGAAACGATTTAAAGATAGAGAAATATTTATTGGACTTGACTGGCCGATATTAGCGGGATCAAGTGAAGTATGGGTGGCGATGATATTAACCGTACCGTTTACATTACTACTTTCCTTCATTTTACCTGGAAATGCCGTATTACCTTTCGCGGGAATTTTAAATATTGGGCTTGCCGTACCTGCATTAATTGTTACAGGTGGAAACTTACTACGCATGGTGACTTTAAGTATTTTAACAACACCAATTTTCCTTTATATCGCTACATTTTTCACTGACATCATTACTGATTTGGCGAGAACGACCGGAGCTATTGCACTAGAGGAAGGTCAACGTTTAACTTGGAGCACGGTTGAATATCCAGCAGTTCGCTATATTTTAACCGAATTAGGTGCTTTCAATTTAATCGGAATCATATTGGCTGTAGTGTGGGTAATACTTTTCATCTTCTATCGACAAGAAATGTTAAAGCGAAATAAAGAATTGGAAACAGCAGAATAA
- a CDS encoding BglG family transcription antiterminator, with protein sequence MIKATKENLVEYLILKRDVSINRIMSEFGLSEEEVFQLISETNRHHKTDVIVVSHHGVYMTERSKEKCYKWLFHGRANLFDAHEVEERYNLIIVKLLTDNGYSSLQKLADFCLVSRNTILNDMKVLKHILEEKGLAIAYSRKEGYVITGSEFHIRNLLSATVNQLLNSPAGKILLLEKEMVNSEDVYLIRKRLEKVEKRIGVTLTDEQLENLPYILLFTLKRAEQYKKDWTLPIQKYDIQHTIQFQEIKAMFWDSEYLGDTDLLYLSLQILSSNMIESTFQIYENLEISLATDLFMKNIEFDLAIQLTQKVELKEKLMLHMGPAIYRSLLGFQINNPLADEFIEQYEDIYRIVQKSVGPYEELIQGSLSREEVVYLSMIVLSWVIKTEETERIFKAVVICQSGTSVSKLIQSSLKKMFPQIDFIGAFALRQFSQMKEEVDFIFTTIPLEANVPTFLIPSVIDKQTRRTLKERVYEEIQENNERMTSKLLYSIRDLIPDKHIQEVEKRMENFFRRQLRNPKYDETEQDGTPYIFSEQNIEFIVEKVEWEQLVNVCMKALLKRKSITQNYVDISNERFKNHYESMLIAQDVYLPHASPEDGAFVMDFQILIFKQPITTPDGNTLKAVVALAPGKEHEHVPTLGKLNNLFNDSKRFMEIYRADQKEEILRVLNE encoded by the coding sequence ATGATTAAAGCTACGAAAGAAAATTTGGTTGAATATTTGATTCTTAAGAGGGACGTCAGTATAAACAGGATTATGTCGGAGTTTGGCCTTTCTGAAGAAGAAGTATTTCAATTAATTAGTGAGACGAACCGTCATCATAAAACAGATGTCATTGTAGTTAGTCATCACGGAGTATATATGACGGAGCGATCTAAAGAGAAGTGCTATAAATGGCTTTTTCATGGAAGAGCGAATTTATTTGATGCCCATGAAGTAGAGGAACGCTATAACTTAATAATTGTGAAGTTGCTTACAGACAACGGTTATTCGTCTTTACAGAAACTTGCAGACTTTTGCCTTGTAAGTAGAAACACCATCCTCAACGATATGAAGGTTTTAAAACATATCCTTGAGGAAAAAGGGTTAGCAATTGCCTACTCAAGAAAAGAAGGGTATGTAATAACAGGGTCAGAATTCCATATTCGTAATTTATTAAGCGCTACCGTCAATCAATTACTGAATTCTCCAGCAGGAAAAATACTCCTTCTTGAAAAGGAAATGGTCAATAGCGAAGATGTCTATTTAATAAGAAAAAGATTGGAAAAGGTAGAGAAACGAATCGGGGTTACATTAACGGATGAACAATTGGAAAATTTACCGTATATTTTATTGTTCACTTTAAAAAGGGCAGAGCAGTACAAAAAAGACTGGACTTTACCGATTCAAAAGTATGATATTCAACATACGATCCAATTCCAAGAAATTAAAGCGATGTTTTGGGATTCTGAATATCTTGGTGATACCGATCTGCTTTACTTGTCATTACAAATACTGTCTTCCAATATGATAGAATCTACTTTCCAAATTTACGAAAACTTAGAAATCTCACTTGCGACAGATTTATTCATGAAAAATATTGAATTTGATTTAGCCATCCAGTTGACGCAAAAGGTGGAATTAAAAGAAAAACTAATGCTTCATATGGGTCCCGCTATTTATCGTAGCCTATTGGGATTTCAAATTAACAATCCGTTAGCTGATGAATTTATCGAACAATATGAAGATATTTATCGTATTGTCCAAAAATCCGTTGGTCCTTATGAAGAACTCATTCAAGGGAGCCTGTCGCGGGAAGAAGTCGTTTACTTATCGATGATTGTTTTAAGTTGGGTAATCAAAACGGAAGAGACGGAGCGAATATTTAAAGCGGTCGTAATTTGTCAAAGTGGAACATCAGTATCAAAGTTAATTCAATCTTCCTTGAAAAAAATGTTCCCTCAAATCGATTTCATTGGTGCTTTCGCGTTAAGGCAGTTTTCTCAAATGAAAGAAGAAGTGGATTTTATTTTTACAACGATCCCGCTTGAGGCAAACGTTCCAACATTTTTAATTCCTTCTGTAATAGATAAACAAACTCGACGCACATTGAAAGAACGGGTATATGAGGAAATCCAAGAAAATAATGAGCGGATGACAAGTAAATTACTTTACTCGATTCGTGATTTGATTCCAGATAAGCATATTCAAGAAGTGGAAAAACGGATGGAAAATTTCTTTAGACGTCAGCTTAGAAATCCTAAATACGATGAGACGGAACAAGATGGCACTCCATATATTTTTTCCGAACAAAACATTGAATTTATTGTGGAAAAGGTAGAATGGGAACAATTGGTAAACGTTTGTATGAAAGCGTTACTCAAAAGAAAATCCATCACACAAAACTATGTAGATATCTCAAATGAAAGGTTTAAAAATCATTATGAGAGTATGTTAATCGCACAGGATGTTTATTTGCCCCATGCGAGTCCAGAAGATGGAGCGTTCGTAATGGATTTTCAAATTTTAATATTTAAACAACCGATCACTACGCCTGATGGAAATACGTTGAAAGCGGTCGTTGCACTTGCACCCGGCAAAGAACATGAACATGTACCGACTCTTGGTAAGTTAAATAATTTGTTCAATGACTCGAAACGGTTCATGGAAATTTATAGGGCAGATCAAAAGGAAGAGATTTTACGGGTGCTGAATGAGTAA
- a CDS encoding 1-phosphofructokinase family hexose kinase, with the protein MYYTITLNPAIDRLLFLDQKMESRKTNRITNVDYDIGGKGTHGSYAMSKLGVDNVALGFMGELNSDAFQQIMDVKGITNQFTSIQGQKTRECYIVIDQVSTGTTMLTEKGFKVSKQDIDTFMDQLKKTVKKEDTVLIAGSLPEGFTINDLKRLVHLLKQIGCFIACDLSGDALKVAVDLGVDFIKPNEFEINDLNEDKEDLIPFLKGLNKTIQYIVVSMGKNGSYFLHNQQVFRVISPNVHEVNDTGAGDCFVGSFMAGLAKNFDLEETLRLASACAASKVMHNDSTTFDLDQVEQLKYQVQIQKY; encoded by the coding sequence ATGTATTATACAATAACCCTTAATCCGGCTATTGACCGATTATTATTCCTAGATCAAAAAATGGAAAGTAGAAAAACGAACCGGATCACCAATGTCGATTATGATATCGGCGGGAAAGGTACGCATGGATCTTATGCAATGTCTAAACTTGGTGTGGATAACGTCGCCCTTGGTTTTATGGGTGAATTAAATAGTGATGCGTTTCAACAAATTATGGATGTGAAAGGTATAACAAATCAATTTACGTCAATTCAAGGGCAAAAAACGCGCGAATGTTATATTGTCATTGATCAAGTATCCACAGGAACAACGATGTTAACGGAAAAAGGGTTTAAAGTTTCAAAGCAGGATATCGATACTTTTATGGATCAATTAAAGAAAACAGTGAAGAAGGAAGATACCGTACTAATTGCAGGTTCTTTACCAGAAGGCTTTACGATCAATGACTTAAAAAGGTTGGTCCATCTTCTGAAACAAATCGGATGTTTTATCGCATGTGATCTTTCCGGAGACGCGTTAAAAGTGGCAGTGGACCTCGGTGTCGATTTTATAAAACCAAATGAATTTGAAATTAATGATTTGAATGAAGACAAGGAAGATCTCATTCCGTTTTTAAAAGGATTAAATAAAACGATTCAATACATTGTCGTTTCAATGGGCAAAAATGGAAGTTATTTTCTCCATAATCAACAAGTGTTTCGTGTCATCTCTCCAAATGTACATGAGGTCAATGATACTGGAGCGGGAGACTGCTTTGTAGGATCTTTTATGGCGGGATTAGCAAAAAATTTTGACCTTGAAGAAACTTTACGTCTTGCTAGTGCATGTGCAGCTAGTAAAGTGATGCATAATGATAGTACGACATTCGATTTGGATCAAGTGGAACAGTTAAAATATCAAGTACAAATCCAGAAATACTAG
- a CDS encoding L-fuculose-phosphate aldolase: MLMVEQRKQIIHYGKKLIDTGLTVGTGGNISVFDRKTGYMAITPSGIEYYQLQEKDIVIMDLEGNVIEGSLKPSSEHQMHSIVYKNRDDAHAMIHTHALYATTISCLNEELPAVDYLVAHAGGPNIRCAKYATYGTKELANNALEAMEDRKAVLLANHGINVIGSNLDETFAITEQLEFCARLYWQSRAIGKPVILDNEEMEMMVERFKTYGKQ; encoded by the coding sequence ATGTTAATGGTTGAACAGCGGAAACAAATCATTCATTATGGAAAAAAATTAATCGATACAGGACTAACAGTAGGAACGGGTGGAAATATTAGTGTATTTGATCGGAAAACGGGCTATATGGCCATCACACCTAGTGGAATCGAATACTATCAACTTCAAGAGAAAGATATCGTTATCATGGATTTAGAAGGAAATGTGATTGAAGGTTCATTAAAGCCATCATCGGAACATCAAATGCATTCCATTGTTTACAAAAATCGAGACGATGCACACGCAATGATTCATACACATGCTTTATATGCAACGACTATCTCTTGTTTAAATGAGGAATTGCCAGCTGTTGATTACTTAGTAGCTCATGCTGGAGGGCCAAATATTCGTTGTGCGAAATACGCAACCTATGGAACAAAGGAACTTGCAAATAATGCGCTAGAAGCAATGGAAGACCGAAAAGCAGTACTGTTAGCCAATCACGGAATTAATGTCATTGGTTCTAACCTCGATGAAACATTCGCCATAACGGAACAATTAGAGTTTTGTGCACGCCTCTATTGGCAATCTAGAGCAATTGGTAAACCAGTAATATTAGATAACGAAGAAATGGAAATGATGGTTGAACGTTTTAAAACTTACGGAAAACAATAA
- the pgmB gene encoding beta-phosphoglucomutase, with translation MKEMKAVIFDLDGVITDTAEYHYLAWKQLGEELGIPFDRTFNEQLKGVSRMESLEKILAYGNKTNAYTVEEKEQFATKKNELYKQLIQKITPNDLLPGIEKFMQEVKEKGMKIGLASASKNAFTVIEKLEVGHYFDTIVDAATVKHSKPDPEVFLKAADQLGVPYESCVGVEDAQAGVEAIKRAGMFAVGVGNADQLAQADLVVSSTNELKFVDLFRAFTEK, from the coding sequence ATGAAAGAAATGAAAGCGGTTATTTTTGATTTGGATGGTGTGATTACCGATACGGCCGAATATCATTATTTGGCGTGGAAACAGTTAGGTGAAGAACTCGGGATTCCTTTCGATCGAACATTTAATGAACAATTAAAAGGCGTTAGTCGGATGGAGTCTTTAGAAAAGATTTTAGCCTACGGTAATAAGACGAACGCTTACACGGTAGAAGAAAAGGAACAGTTTGCTACGAAAAAAAATGAGTTGTACAAACAGTTAATCCAAAAAATCACACCGAACGATTTGCTTCCCGGAATTGAAAAATTTATGCAGGAAGTTAAAGAAAAAGGAATGAAAATCGGATTAGCTTCAGCGAGTAAAAATGCTTTTACAGTGATCGAAAAGCTCGAAGTCGGTCACTATTTTGACACGATTGTCGATGCAGCTACAGTAAAACATAGTAAGCCGGATCCGGAAGTCTTTTTAAAGGCCGCAGACCAACTAGGTGTTCCTTACGAAAGCTGTGTCGGTGTGGAGGACGCCCAGGCCGGCGTTGAAGCGATTAAACGGGCGGGGATGTTTGCCGTCGGTGTCGGAAATGCCGATCAATTGGCCCAGGCTGACCTCGTTGTAAGTAGTACGAATGAGTTGAAATTCGTAGATTTATTCCGTGCTTTTACTGAAAAATAA
- a CDS encoding class II aldolase/adducin family protein: MLYKKEREQLADIVKKMFNRYETNTAGGNVSARVSDQHIVMSPTLMSQRWHCDISPYQVLVVDMETEKIVEGDGAITREINMHMACYRHNREIGAVVHGHSLYSMVFATMGMDMPNLTEASQKFGVIKCLDFAPATSQELADTVATYLRENVKDQVTNTLLLNRHGVLVTDKNLERAYDNLGRLEYNAYIAEKALLFDKLGIMKLENKDYNYNVHE, from the coding sequence GTGTTGTACAAAAAGGAAAGAGAACAATTGGCGGATATTGTAAAAAAAATGTTTAATCGGTATGAAACGAACACTGCAGGTGGAAACGTTAGTGCCCGCGTGAGTGATCAACATATTGTTATGTCTCCAACATTAATGTCTCAAAGATGGCATTGCGATATATCCCCATATCAAGTTTTAGTAGTCGATATGGAAACTGAAAAAATCGTAGAAGGCGATGGGGCAATAACTCGAGAGATTAATATGCATATGGCATGTTACCGTCATAACCGAGAAATTGGAGCAGTTGTCCACGGTCACTCTTTGTATTCAATGGTATTTGCAACGATGGGAATGGATATGCCGAATTTGACGGAGGCGAGTCAAAAGTTCGGTGTGATAAAATGTTTAGATTTTGCACCTGCAACTTCTCAAGAACTTGCAGATACAGTTGCAACTTATTTGAGAGAAAATGTTAAAGATCAAGTAACAAATACACTTTTATTAAATAGACATGGTGTGCTTGTGACAGATAAAAACCTTGAAAGAGCATATGATAATCTCGGTCGCCTGGAATATAACGCTTATATCGCTGAAAAAGCGCTACTATTTGACAAACTGGGCATTATGAAGCTAGAAAATAAGGATTATAACTATAACGTACATGAATAA
- a CDS encoding PTS sugar transporter subunit IIA produces the protein MDFTDLFNAELIRIDMDWTSKEDFFREICNKLFESGYIEETFEEAIMKREASYPTGLATEKMNISIPHTDVVHVKKPFIFVIKLANSLPFIHMGTTDHEIEVDYVFMLGIKEPSKQVHLLSLIMDKIQDENFIQTIESIKDVNEMENYLKNTFRSDEQ, from the coding sequence ATGGATTTTACGGATTTATTTAATGCTGAATTAATTCGCATTGATATGGATTGGACATCTAAAGAAGACTTTTTTCGAGAAATTTGCAACAAACTTTTTGAAAGCGGGTACATTGAAGAAACATTCGAGGAAGCAATTATGAAAAGAGAGGCTTCGTATCCGACTGGTTTGGCAACAGAAAAAATGAATATTTCGATCCCGCATACGGATGTAGTTCATGTAAAAAAACCGTTTATTTTCGTAATTAAATTAGCAAATTCATTACCATTTATTCATATGGGAACAACCGATCACGAAATTGAAGTAGATTATGTGTTTATGCTTGGTATAAAAGAACCATCGAAGCAAGTTCACTTACTTTCGTTAATAATGGACAAAATTCAAGACGAAAATTTTATTCAGACCATTGAATCAATAAAGGATGTAAATGAAATGGAAAATTATTTAAAAAATACATTTAGGAGTGATGAACAATGA
- a CDS encoding PTS sugar transporter subunit IIB — MKKVIVACGSGVATSQTVASKVKKILEQKGVRAEVTAVDIKSLEKHIRTSDVYISITKVDKDFGIPTLSGIPFLTGMGMEEETKKLLEALK; from the coding sequence ATGAAAAAAGTAATCGTAGCATGTGGCAGTGGTGTTGCAACAAGTCAAACCGTAGCTTCAAAAGTAAAAAAAATATTGGAACAAAAAGGTGTTCGGGCAGAAGTAACTGCTGTAGACATTAAATCTCTTGAAAAACATATTAGAACAAGCGATGTTTACATTTCGATTACAAAGGTAGATAAAGACTTCGGTATTCCGACATTAAGCGGTATTCCATTTTTGACAGGAATGGGAATGGAAGAAGAAACAAAGAAACTATTGGAAGCGCTAAAATAG